The Agromyces hippuratus genome has a window encoding:
- a CDS encoding aminotransferase-like domain-containing protein, producing MTSDGVPQRTGNNLDPWYANYAERAAGLAASEVRALFAVASRPEVVSLAGGMPYVSALPHDLITSSMEKVMRERGAVALQYGSGQGIPELREQILEVMAIEGIHGSVDNVVTATGSQQALDLVAKLFIDPGDVILAESPSYVGALGIFRSYQANVAHVATDEHGLIPEALRQTIAALRGQGRRIKFLYTIPNFHNPAGVTLSAERRPEILEICRSNEILVLEDNPYGLLHFDEPAPNALRSLDPEGVIYLGSFSKTLAPGFRVGWALAPHAIREKLILAAESAILSPSSFSQMVVSEYLATADWRAQIDTFRGVYRERKDAMIEALGEYLPQLNWTNPNGGFYVWVTMPDVLDSKQMLPRAVKELVAYTPGTAFFADGRGRHAMRLSFCYPTPDAIRLGIRRLATVINGELDLLDTFAGTGPLQLPPSAGYESAPPSDLK from the coding sequence GTGACATCTGACGGCGTCCCCCAGCGGACCGGCAACAATCTCGACCCCTGGTACGCGAATTACGCCGAGCGAGCCGCCGGGCTGGCCGCCTCCGAAGTCCGAGCCCTGTTCGCCGTCGCCTCACGACCCGAAGTGGTCTCGCTGGCCGGCGGCATGCCGTACGTGTCGGCACTGCCACACGACCTCATCACCTCCTCGATGGAGAAGGTCATGCGCGAACGCGGCGCAGTCGCACTGCAATACGGCTCTGGTCAGGGTATTCCAGAGCTGCGCGAGCAGATCCTCGAGGTGATGGCCATCGAGGGCATCCACGGCAGCGTCGACAACGTCGTGACGGCGACCGGCTCGCAGCAGGCGCTCGACCTCGTGGCGAAGCTCTTCATCGATCCCGGAGACGTGATCCTCGCCGAGTCGCCGAGCTACGTCGGTGCGCTCGGCATCTTCCGTTCGTACCAGGCGAACGTCGCCCACGTCGCGACCGACGAGCACGGCCTGATCCCCGAAGCGTTGCGGCAGACGATCGCGGCACTCCGCGGCCAGGGCCGTCGCATCAAGTTCCTCTACACGATCCCGAACTTCCACAACCCGGCCGGCGTCACGCTCTCGGCGGAGCGGCGACCCGAGATCCTCGAGATCTGCCGCTCGAACGAGATCCTCGTACTCGAAGACAATCCCTACGGTCTGCTGCACTTCGACGAGCCCGCGCCGAATGCCCTGCGTTCGCTCGACCCCGAGGGCGTCATCTACCTCGGCTCGTTCTCGAAGACGCTCGCGCCCGGCTTCCGGGTCGGATGGGCGCTCGCACCGCACGCCATTCGCGAGAAGCTCATCCTCGCGGCGGAGTCCGCGATCCTGTCGCCGAGCTCGTTCAGCCAGATGGTGGTGTCGGAGTACCTGGCAACCGCCGACTGGCGCGCGCAGATCGACACGTTCCGCGGCGTGTATCGCGAGCGGAAAGACGCGATGATCGAGGCGCTGGGGGAGTACCTGCCGCAGCTCAACTGGACCAACCCGAACGGCGGGTTCTACGTCTGGGTCACGATGCCTGACGTGCTCGATTCGAAGCAGATGCTGCCGCGCGCGGTGAAAGAGCTCGTGGCGTATACGCCTGGTACGGCATTCTTCGCCGACGGTCGCGGCCGCCATGCGATGCGCCTGTCGTTCTGCTACCCCACGCCAGATGCGATCCGGCTCGGCATCCGTCGTCTCGCGACCGTGATCAACGGTGAGCTCGACCTGCTCGACACCTTCGCGGGCACCGGCCCGCTCCAGCTGCCACCGAGTGCGGGCTACGAATCCGCACCGCCATCCGACCTGAAGTAG
- a CDS encoding ParB/RepB/Spo0J family partition protein, with translation MATKRTGLGRGIGALIPSGEDSARARPVDVFFPESDAQQPTAVAVVEQAASAEGLVTVPGAHLARLDPNDILPNAHQPRSVFDPDDLAELVHSVREFGVLQPIVVRRHPELAGKYELVMGERRLRATKAAGLDSIPAVVKDTANEDMLRDALLENLHRSQLNPLEEASAYQQLLADFGITQEQLATRIGRSRPQISNTLRLLRLPEPVQLRVAAGVLSAGHARAILSIGDDAAEMQRFADKIVNEELSVRAAEAVATKEPKTSRPKPAAGKRQDFLEDLAARLGDRLNTRVKIALGARKGQITIDFATVQDLRRILTDLGEDLDGV, from the coding sequence ATGGCAACGAAACGAACCGGCCTCGGACGTGGAATCGGTGCACTGATTCCGAGCGGCGAAGACAGCGCACGAGCGCGCCCGGTCGACGTCTTCTTCCCGGAGTCCGATGCCCAGCAGCCCACTGCGGTCGCAGTGGTCGAGCAGGCTGCATCGGCAGAGGGACTCGTCACTGTTCCGGGCGCTCACCTGGCCAGGCTCGACCCGAACGACATCCTTCCCAACGCCCACCAGCCGCGCAGCGTGTTCGACCCCGATGATCTCGCCGAACTCGTGCACAGCGTGCGCGAGTTCGGGGTGCTGCAACCGATCGTCGTTCGACGCCACCCCGAACTCGCGGGCAAGTACGAACTGGTCATGGGCGAACGGCGCCTCCGCGCCACCAAGGCCGCCGGCCTCGACTCGATCCCAGCGGTCGTGAAGGACACGGCGAACGAGGACATGCTGCGCGACGCGCTGCTCGAGAACCTGCACCGCTCCCAGCTGAACCCGCTCGAAGAGGCGTCTGCCTACCAGCAGTTGCTGGCCGACTTCGGCATCACGCAGGAACAGCTCGCCACACGCATCGGTCGTTCGCGCCCGCAGATCTCGAACACGCTTCGACTGCTCCGACTCCCCGAGCCGGTGCAACTCCGCGTCGCGGCGGGTGTGCTGAGCGCCGGTCACGCCCGTGCGATCCTGTCGATCGGTGACGACGCCGCCGAGATGCAGCGATTCGCCGACAAGATCGTGAACGAGGAACTCTCCGTTCGCGCCGCCGAAGCCGTCGCGACGAAGGAGCCGAAGACCTCGCGCCCCAAGCCAGCTGCCGGCAAGCGGCAGGATTTCCTCGAGGACTTGGCCGCTCGACTGGGCGACCGGCTGAACACCCGAGTGAAGATCGCCCTCGGCGCACGAAAAGGCCAGATCACGATTGATTTCGCCACCGTTCAGGACCTGCGTCGGATTCTCACCGATCTCGGTGAAGATCTCGACGGCGTGTGA
- a CDS encoding D-alanine--D-alanine ligase family protein produces the protein MSDSSGLSVVVLAGGISHERDVSLRSGRRVADALIAAGHRVVLRDPDAGLLPFLVNERPDVVFPALHGSSGEDGSLLELLAAIGVPTVGSSGAASRRAWSKPVASSLLAAAGVDVPESIVLSHEAFRELGASSVLKVVRSALEGDLVVKPASGGSAQGVTIVDDTNDLPRAMVEAFTYDDVAVVERRIHGTEIAVAVVDTGDGPRTLPAVEIEPTAGVYSFQARYNAGETTFYAPSRLGDAAVTAVSEAAVLAHRTLGLRDLSRVDFIVDDSGRPWFLEANVIPGLTETSLVPLAIEASGTSAAAIYGALVEAAHARAN, from the coding sequence ATGAGCGATTCTTCCGGTCTCTCCGTTGTCGTTCTCGCTGGCGGTATCTCGCACGAACGCGACGTCTCACTCCGTTCGGGACGCCGGGTGGCCGACGCGCTCATCGCGGCGGGCCACCGAGTGGTGCTCCGCGACCCCGACGCCGGATTGCTCCCGTTCCTCGTGAACGAGCGGCCCGACGTCGTATTCCCCGCACTGCATGGATCGAGCGGTGAAGACGGCTCGCTCCTCGAGCTGCTCGCCGCGATCGGTGTGCCGACCGTCGGATCGTCGGGTGCGGCGTCGCGCCGTGCCTGGTCGAAGCCCGTCGCGAGCTCGCTGCTCGCCGCCGCGGGCGTCGACGTTCCCGAATCCATCGTGCTGTCCCACGAGGCCTTCAGAGAGCTCGGAGCATCGAGCGTGCTGAAGGTCGTCCGCTCAGCACTCGAGGGCGACCTCGTCGTGAAGCCGGCATCCGGAGGATCGGCCCAGGGCGTCACGATCGTCGACGACACGAACGACTTGCCGCGCGCGATGGTCGAGGCATTCACCTACGACGACGTCGCCGTCGTCGAGCGCCGCATCCATGGCACCGAGATCGCGGTCGCGGTCGTGGACACCGGCGACGGCCCGCGGACCCTCCCGGCGGTAGAAATCGAGCCGACCGCCGGTGTCTACAGTTTCCAGGCGCGGTACAACGCGGGGGAGACCACGTTCTACGCACCATCTCGGCTCGGCGACGCCGCGGTGACGGCGGTGTCGGAAGCTGCCGTGCTCGCTCACCGCACGCTCGGGCTCCGCGACCTCTCCCGCGTCGACTTCATCGTCGATGACAGCGGCCGCCCCTGGTTCCTCGAGGCGAACGTCATCCCCGGTCTCACCGAGACGTCACTCGTGCCGCTCGCCATCGAGGCTTCGGGCACGAGTGCCGCCGCCATCTACGGTGCACTCGTGGAGGCAGCACACGCTCGCGCCAACTGA